A window from Solanum stenotomum isolate F172 chromosome 5, ASM1918654v1, whole genome shotgun sequence encodes these proteins:
- the LOC125865272 gene encoding transcription factor MYB102-like, translating into MGRTPCCDKNGLKKGPWTTEEDQKLIDYIQKNGSGNWRILPKNAGLQRCGKSCRLRWTNYLRPDIKRGKFSLEEEETIIHLHSILGNKWSAIAARLPGRTDNEIKNYWNTHIRKKLLRMGIDPITHRPRLDLLDLNSIFNHSLYNSTQLNNNLSRLLGVQSLINPEILRLANSLLSSHHQNQNFLLQSNFQENQLCNSNVQNQFNPFGQASLIQNPIQNISTCSDLNTPSVPFYSDTLVMQQPNVEQSLSNILNFNSQDFTFDSILPTLSTPSSTPTSLNSNSSTISEEERESYCSMLNFDNIPNILDVNEFM; encoded by the exons ATGGGCAGAACACCTTGTTGTGACAAAAATGGACTTAAAAAAGGGCCATGGACCACAGAGGAAGATCAAAAGCTTATTGATTACATACAAAAAAATGGCTCTGGAAATTGGAGGATTCTTCCTAAGAATgctg GGCTTCAAAGGTGTGGAAAGAGTTGTAGACTACGTTGGACTAATTATCTAAGGCCAGATATTAAAAGAGGAAAATTCTCTTTGGAAGAAGAAGAGACAATCATCCACTTGCATAGTATTCTTGGAAACAA GTGGTCTGCTATTGCTGCTCGCCTGCCTGGAAGGACTGATAACGAAATCAAGAATTATTGGAATACTCACATTCGAAAAAAGCTTTTGAGAATGGGAATTGATCCAATAACTCATAGGCCTCGTCTTGATCTTCTTGATTTAAACTCAATTTTCAACCATTCACTCTACAATTCAACTCAATTGAACAATAATCTGTCAAGGTTATTAGGTGTACAATCCCTAATTAATCCTGAGATTTTGAGATTAGCCAATTCCCTCTTATCTTCACACCACCAAAACCAAAATTTCTTATTGCAAagtaattttcaagaaaatcaactaTGCAATTCCAATGTCCAAAACCAATTTAACCCATTTGGCCAAGCTAGCCTAATTCAAAACCCTATTCAAAATATTTCGACTTGCTCCGATTTAAATACTCCATCTGTTCCATTTTATAGCGACACTCTAGTCATGCAACAACCTAATGTGGAGCAATCATTGtccaatattttaaatttcaactcGCAAGATTTTACCTTTGATTCTATTTTGCCAACTTTATCTACTCCATCGTCAACTCCAACTTCATTAAATTCGAACTCCAGTACAATTTCTGAAGAAGAGAGGGAAAGTTATTGTAGCATGTTGAACTTTGATAATATTCCAAATATTTTAGATGTTaatgaatttatgtaa
- the LOC125865173 gene encoding uncharacterized protein LOC125865173, translated as MNILKTCGENYHQLVPSFISSKYRNANANYVVEPLKFAYRRKQMQSLVVRASNGERRTFLTLEEAGLVEVSGLSTHERFLCRLTISSLNLLRVIGEQEGCSIEELNAGKICDWFLKDKLKREQNLDSAVLQWDESDFQL; from the exons ATGAATATCCTCAAAACTTGTGGAGAAAATTACCATCAATTAGTACCATCATTTATAAGTTCCAAATATAGAAATGCAAATGCTAATTATGTTGTAGAACCATTAAAATTTGCTTATAGAAGAAAGCAAATGCAAAGCTTAGTAGTGAGAGCAAGTAATGGTGAAAGGCGTACTTTTTTGACACTAGAAGAAGCTGGCCTTGTTGAAGTGTCCGGCCTCAGCACTCATGAACGTTTTCTATGTCGATTGACG ATTTCATCACTCAATTTATTAAGAGTGATAGGAGAACAAGAAGGTTGTTCAATTGAAGAATTAAATGCTGGGAAAATATGTGATTGGTTCTTGAAAGATAAGCTTAAAAGAGAACAGAATTTGGATTCTGCTGTACTTCAATGGGATGAATCTGATTTCCAACTATAA
- the LOC125865096 gene encoding F-box protein SKIP27-like, translated as MAMGKKICENVGFGLVRSTSFGRKRVCLPNIRDLEFISTTPTKKICRKNSFSTCVKSPLEALPQDILIRILCGVEHDDLKRLFHVSKPIREVTLVAKRWHFEYSTPTKTLGFKNATDIDNWSESNDVEVPNAPRQSKFPRARLSRKKLADISVALFTSDSEENWPRRELSMQMDTEV; from the exons ATGGCAATGGGAAAGAAGATATGTGAAAATGTTGGATTTGGGCTTGTGAGAAGTACCTCATTTGGGAGGAAAAGAGTTTGTTTGCCTAATATTAGGGATCTTGAGTTCATTTCAACAACACCTACAAAGAAAATATGCAGAAAGAATTCATTTTCCACTTGTGTGAAGTCCCCTCTTGAAGCCCTGCCTCAAGATATCCTG ATAAGGATACTGTGTGGAGTTGAACATGATGATCTAAAGAGGTTGTTTCATGTATCAAAACCAATTAGAGAAGTG ACTTTGGTTGCAAAAAGATGGCATTTTGAATATAGTACACCAACAAAGACACTTGGTTTTAAGAATGCTACTGATATAGATAATTGGAGTGAGTCTAATGATGTTGAAGTGCCTAATGCTCCTAGGCAATCGAAGTTTCCAAGGGCTCGTTTAAGCCGGAAGAAACTAGCTGACATATCCGTGGCCTTGTTTACGTCAGACAGTGAAGAAAATTGGCCGCGGAGGGAGTTATCTATGCAAATGGACACAGAGGTATAG